The stretch of DNA tacgagtgggctttttacatgtattcatagtgttcacaccgccatgtaggcggccatactccgttttcgggggtaagatTAATAACATCTGTGTTCTTCCATACAATGTGTTATTCATTTTATATTCAGTGTTTTAAGAGTTAGGTTGTCAGCACTATATGTTAGCaggtaataaaaaaaagtatgataaAGTATGATCTGATCTGATaagattgacgtgtgtgtgtgtgtgtgtgtgtgtgtgtgtgtgtgtgtgtgtgtgtgcgcgcgcgcatacatgtgtgtgtgtatgcgtgtgtgtgtgtgtgtgtgtgtgtgtgtgtgtgtgtgtgtgtgtgagagagagagagagagagagaggacctccATCACATAACTGCGAAGTACTCTGGCAACACGGAACCTCGTGTTCGTTtgcttccttccacacacacacacacacacacacacacacacacatacacgcacacacacatacacgcacacacacacacaaacacacacacatacatacacaagcatgcacatacactcatacacactgacatacacacagacacacacacacaccaaaaaaaattgtatgttgtatttttttcttccataaaaagaaatacttaaaaaaaaaaatgttttttttaatgaagacttTGACAACAACAGGAAATGTTACACACATAATATAACCCCGTGTACATCCACGAGATACTGACTGTAAATGATACCACTATCAACAACGTCGTGTTTGTcaattaagaaaagaagaagaagaagaagaagaagaaaaaagattcatTTTTTAAGTCAAGGAAATAATCAATGAAACCGAAAGTAACAAGCACAAACAGACGCTACATTTCTGTCCTTTCTGTTCACGCGTTACATAATTGTCTCACGCGCATGACACAACCAAGATAatcgtatattattattattatcatcatgatgcaACACCCAAAATAGTTCGTTTTATCACAAATGGCAACAAACGGGTTCATAATCATTGTCATAACACAAGAGTCAAAAAGTTTGCGTGAAAGGAAAATAGCCTTTGTGGTCTCCCCTGATAGAAAACCAGAcctgatcgagagagagagagagagagagagagagagagagacagacagacagacagacagacagacagacagacagagagcgacacagagagagagggacagagagagacagagagcgacagagacagacagaaacacagagacaaagagagagagagagagacagacagacagagagacagacagagagagagagagagggagagacagacagacagggagagacagagagagagagagagacagagagggtgggagagagagagagggagagacagagagggtgggagagagagagagggagagacagagagagacagagtgggagagacagagagagacagagagagagagaaagagagagagagagatgcccccCAGATCCACGTTTTAGTCCACTGATGGTAATGAGCGGTGGTACGGGTGCCAGTCTTTCAGCTGAGACAAAAGTCGAGTCCTGTATGTAAAGTATATACTTCACAGCAACAACCATTTATCGCTGGCTACATTTccttgaattcacacacacacacacacacacacacacacacacacacacacacactcactcactcactcactcactcatacaaacacgcacgcacagactcatacatatgtgtgcatgcacacatagacaaacgcgagcgcacgcgcacgcatgaacacaccacacacacacacacacacacacacacacacacacacacacacacacacacaaacacacacacacacacacatacataaatacatacacacacacgacacattctCCATTGGtacagcagcccgaaattcacacggAAAAATCGTTCCgcaacaaagagaaacaacaacaccacaccaacatataaaaaaaaatgattaaaaaaaaaaaaaaaaagagggagggggtttgggggaggaagggcaggtttgtgtgtgtgttgggggtgggggtgggggggcggggtggagcgAGGGCGTGAAAGGGGTTGTCTGGTTATTTTAATAATCAATAACACGTGGGACTAAAAGGCTGATTGATAGACTGTGACTGTCACCGGCACGTACACCGAGACCACCTCAGtgctttggtttgttttgcttagggaggggttgggggggggggggggggggggtggttggtcaTCAGACACAcaatcgtggtgatgatgatgatgatgatgatgatagtaataacaatgataataatactgatgatgatactagTTAAAATACtaatgccgatgatgatgatgatgaaaaatgtcATCATTATAAAAACACGTGCCCAATGTTCagattatatcacagattgatacgagcttacagttgggccaacaacaaaagtgattttgcgatgggaattcatttacagttttGTCGTTTgtaaaggacaatgactctcaaaccaggaggcaatcttgtactggctcttagtgctacagccttgggggctagttggcttttgggaaccatccctaacgccgactgtcctaaaaccctcttggccgagagagtggggatgtaatttgggcaagacactctccactgtaatcaaattctagcccagattgttggGAGAatagttgcctcccctgctgtggtaatggtcatagtcgaacacgactttCATACAATAACACGTACCACAGACACATAACCATATCAGTCTCTGGTCTCCTCACTCTCTAACACAGCATTTCGTCTTTTCCAaccacaccaagagagagagagagagagagagagagagagagagaggaggaggagaagacagagcgacagagacaaagagagacacagagagagaggcacacagaaatagaaacagacagaaacagagacagactcaaccaagtcaacaaaaacagcatacccccccacccccaatcataAAAGTCCATCCAAGgcaccacccttaccaccaccaccatcaatcaatccatccattcatcaaccagtccatccatccattcatcaacCAGTCCATCCATTCATCAACCAGTCCATCCATTCcttcaacacaccaccatcatcacatcaacaCGTTGACATCCGTCTGTCTCAGGaaacaatggaactctgcgcctcgttcagtcaagttgttgagttgcagcgcctgctgtggctgtacagtctgaTTCTAGATCGGCAGGCTCTGTTACAATTGTCGCAGTTGAAAGTCGCGCCTGGCTCAAAGGGCCCTCTGCCGTCTGtgccctcttccctcttcccagtgctgttctctcttctcctcgctcctctggacacatgccttcacggtccttctccagctgttgcgatctTCGGCCACTGCCTCCCAACCTGCTGGGGTCGATGTCACCTGCCCTCAAGTCTCGTTTACAGACGTCCCTGTAGCGTAGGACAGGCCCTCCTATAGGTCTGGAACCTGTGGCGAGCTCGCCATAAAGAATGTCCTTGGGGATCCGCCCGTCATCCATTCGTCTGACGTGGCCGAGCCACCGCAGACGCCGCCGGATCAGGAGTgcaaacatcaacacaccattCCATCAACaatcacatcaacacaccatcgcATCAAAACACCATCACATCAACATACCATTCCATCAACAACCACATCAAAACACCATCACATCAACATAGCAAGGGAGGCGAGTCCAGCTCCGCCCTCTGGGCCTGCGAGCTGAGGGTCTCTGTCCGCTTGTTGAGCTCCTTGACGTCCTCCAGAAGGTTCTGGAGCTCCCGGTGCCGGATCTCGTTCTGCTTCAGGGTCTTGCTCAGCACGCCCGGCCGCTCAGAGAGCGGAGGCGGCGGCGGCGCCTGGGACGGCGGCACCACGGAATGCTCGCCCTTGACGACGGCAGCGGCCTCAGCAGCGAGGTCCGGAGTGGCGGCGTTGAAGATGATGTGCGGCATGTCGATGACGATGTGTCGCTTCCGGCGTTCCGTGGTGCTGGCGAGGCCTCCTTCCGAGGAGGCGTCCCCTCTGTAGGTGGGTGGAGCCCCGTGGGGATGTCtgaggaaggatgaggaggaagagtaggggcCTCCTTCACCGTTGTCATGGATGACAGGAAGCGTCGTTCTGTCTGTGGCGGTGGGCGTGGGACCGGTGTCGGAGGGGTAGTGATGgttgtagtggtgggggtggtggggcctGTAGCGAGAGGGGCTGACCGAGggctccacccctacccccatccccacaccgaCCTCCAGGTCGGAACTGCCCACCAGGCTGAGGCTGCTGCGGTCCGAGAAGGGTCGGCTGGCATGGGAGCGCTCAGAGCTGGTCCTGCGGCTCGTCCTCTGCCCGCCGCCACCGTTGACCACTCCCTTCGACCCcgcgcctcccccaccccctcctcgtctCTGCcccggggtggtggaggaggaggagggcggaagGCTGAGCGACAggctcctcctcccttcctccccctcccagtccccctgccccgctcctccaccacctcctcctcctggagTGTCAGGCATGCAGTAGATGTAGTAGTACTGGTTCAGCTTCTCCATGTTGATGCGGTCCCCGTCCGTCATGGGGCCCAGCTTGTAGGCGTGCGGGGACAGCTGCACTTCGCCTTCCGAGTCCCACCCGCCcccagctccccctcctcctcccctgccacCCTCCGCGGCCCCATACCCGTCCTCGTCCTGGGACAGCATGAAGGGCGACACGAGGTGCGGCCGCGTGGACTTGAACACCCGGTTCCGCATGTTCTGCAGCGACTGGGACTTGAGCTCCAGCGACTCCTGCCGCAGGGCCTTGCGGCCGATgttggggatggaggaggtgggctGGATCAGGCGCTGCAGGTTGGCCTTCACCGTGTCCTCCACAGTGCTGCCGTTGCCgctgccgttgttgctgttgttgctgttgtagttgttgccgCCCCTCGTCAGGGCGGTGGAGTCCGCCCGGCTGCCGCTCTCCTCTGTGGAGCTGCGGGTGGGGCTGAAGaaccaaggaggaggagggcgatgataatgatgatgatgatgatggtgatgatgatgataataataataataatggtaacaacaacaaaaacaataatactactaataaaatgatgatgatgatgatcatgatggagtgatggcctagaggtaacgcgtccgcctaggaagcgagagaatctgagcgcgctggttcgaatcacggctcagccgcccggatattttctccccctccactagaccttgagtggtggtctggacgctagtcattcggatgagacgataaaccgaggtcctgtgtgctagcatgcacttagcgcacgtaaaagaacccacggcaacaaaagggttgttcctggcaaaattctatagaaaaatccacttcggtaggaaaaacaaataaaactgcacgcaggaaaaaatacaaaaaaaatgggtggcgctgtagtatagcgacgcgctctccctggggagagcagcccgaatttcacacagagaaatctgttgtgataaaaagagaaatacaaatacaatgacgacgacgacaccaccaccaccaccatcaccaccaccgccaaaaacaataataataataataatgtaacaacaacaacaacaataataatttgtaCAGCGCCCTCCAATGTAAAGAATGCTCAACCaggggtaataataatgataacgatgatgataacaatgataataataataatagtaatactgatGATGGTAATCATAATAACAttgtttataacaacaacaaaaataatgataataatgatgacaatgttaatattaatgataatttgTATAGGCGCTGTACAATGTAGCATTGATGAGTAAAACAATGCATATAAAGACTAAAATGGCAACTTACAAACATAAATCTACACAGACATCAGCAATGATTAATTgtgtatgtacacaaacacacacacacacacacacacacacacacacacacacacacacacatcatgtacaaCACCCAGTGTACATGTCAAACATGATTATACCTGGATGGTAAAATCTCATACCACAAAATCAATAAAACAATACTTAAACCACATCATAATATTTGAAACCAAATCCGAATactcaacccccccaaaaaacaacaacaaaaaaacaacaacaaccccccccccccccaccaaaaaaaaaagaaaaagaaaaaaaaggacaacaacaacaacaacaacacatacatcaccatGCCCAAATGAATtaacgttgttgtgtttgtttgtttttaaatttaatgcacacacacacacacacacacacacacacacacacacacacacacacacacacacacacacacacacacacacacacacacacacaccaatcagacCAACGCATGGATGCAAACTAGACACTCTCTCAAATGATTTATGCATAACAGGGTGAATTCTCGAGCATGCATGCTTTCCCTTAAGACACCTACACCCTCAACCATACagagcacacactctctctctctctctctctctctctctctcttcttcttcttcttctctctgtgcacacacacacacacacacacacacacgcacacacacacacatatatatatatatatatatatatatatatatatatatacatacacacatccgcacacacacacacacacacacacacacacacacacacacacacacacacacacacacacacacacaccactaccaccaccaaaacacaatCGCCCAAAACACCATTCACACACTACATCAAAACTCCACCCACTTCGCAGTGCTGACGGGGGTAGAAGCCTGGGATTCGATCAGCTGTTTGCCTTGCAAGGGGAAGATGACTGGGGGCTGCCGCCGAGGCCTCATCTGACGGAACTTTTCCACCGTGGTCAGCATGGGCCGCGGGAAGGACGACCCCGGGTGCTGCTGGAGCTGAGACCCTGGCCTGGGGCTCTCACCGCtgtagcctcctcctcctcctccaccaccaccaccaccacccgccacaTAGGCCTGGTCTTTGATCTTCAGACGGTACCTGACAAAGGAGATGGAGGAACATTGTGACTAGATAGGGTAAAAGCTACAAGAAtgccttataataataataataataataataataataaataataaataataatatttttatcattttatttatttgttttatttattttatttttttaaagcccccaccccccacccctctgaaaATGAGTCAAGACTGTCTACCCTACATGGTCGGGGTGCTaacctgacagtttcagtttcagtttcagtagctcaaggaggcgtcactgcgttcggacaaatccatatacgctacaccacatctgccaagcagatgcctgaccagcagcgtaacccaacgcgcttagtcaggccttgagaaaaaaaaaaagatgaataaataaaaatagataagcttacataaataaataaataaatgaataaataaataaataataattatgatataaaaaaaaacctcacaaagaAGAAGTAACAAAGACAAGATAACATAAAAGCTACAAGAataccttattattattattattatttccaaaagcgcccccccccccccccccgaaaacggagtcaaGACTCTCTTCATGGCGGTGATAAAAATAACTTgacaaagaagaaggaacatTGACAAGATAGAATAAAAGCTACAAGAatatcttattattatcattattgccaaaagagcccccccccccccccacctccccaacccccagctaccaaccccccgaaaatggagtcaAGACTgcccaccctacatggcagggggtaATAaccagtagtataagagatgggggttctatatacaacttttttgggcgtattagcttgtgttaaggccctcaagcataaaaaaaaattagtcaaaacctgtgtatgttggagtaatatgaccctcaagcataaaaaaaaaatatatagttaaaacaagttatatgtgtatggagagccaaatcacaagataaaaaaaatggttggatatgtgtatggaggggagcgaaacggtcatgggggttcaatatacaaccgaccccagcccaaaaccgcgcaataccgccctgaagcataaaaaagaaaaaaaaatctagttaaaaccagttataaccagttatgtgtatggggagcgaaacggtcaccccgttccgtgtgtgtgctggcaagcgaccgcacggcgtgtgtagtgggaacgggagagtggtcccgcgcacagcctgcctccgcgtatcttcccacccgcgcgcgaagattgtgatcaccctattagagaaaagattatattgtatatatagaaaaaataatgccttttccacataacatttgtgagtacccccaagttaaaacaaatagagtatgcggtcgagcttgcatggggctctattgtaaagatcatattaaatgtcatagaaaaggaatgtcacttccagtactttgtataaaatgcaacctttatgtacgtacgaagtatgttatttgttgtaaatgtaagcataaaaaagagaagcctcctcccatggagaaaaagattgatcctatacccgattgtggagaacattcaagcgactctgagggttatatttctgatgatgatgatgacgatgatgaaattgacccttttgaaacttattcaagagggtatattccaccctttggtggagtaatcattggattcagagattgatcaacttgtaaaaaaaaaaaaaatcctattagagaaaaaaatataatagtatatatagagagaaaaatggtgcaacgatattctgaaaaatattaccgtgatctcgcttcaagaaaagagattcctaatcatgaatctatgaataaaactgagttgattaaagcactggggtttgatgctttggagggggagaccaatgctacgcttaaagatattgcacgaaagctcaaaattcgtggttttagtagaatgaaaaaagatgaacttattaaaaatatacgtcaactacaacataaagctgaatccacggaggagtttggtagtattattaaaaattataaacttgcggctcttccaaatgaaatagatccgctttcgtttatgatgagtaaagtggacactattaaccaaagagctattccactgaccaaacaaaatattgttttaacggtggagtttggtcaaattaaaaataatgatactactgtagctgtatttcgatcggaatatcaaagtattattgatgttgttgatgatcaagatattgaaaaacaaataaaacagattttgttaaaaatagaaaattttacaaatgaaggttcaggatggttcattaaaagaatctttagtttatgggtgaatagagtttctattacatctccaggatcctttattgaatcaccacagtggttaaaaaataaaagagctgtgattaatattaaaaataaagatgatcaatgtataagacattgtttacgtgcacacaagtttccagcaaaagcgaattctaatttaacttattcctatccttctgatgatgggtttaattttgaaaatattgactttcctacaccaataaaacaaattacaaggatcgagactcaaaataatattgctattaatgtatactatttaaaaaataaaacgattgaacgtgcaagaatatcaaaacaacccaccaacatggagcgtattaaacttcttattatagaaaatgaaaatggtggacaacattatacttatattaagaattttaacagactactgagtaatacaa from Babylonia areolata isolate BAREFJ2019XMU chromosome 18, ASM4173473v1, whole genome shotgun sequence encodes:
- the LOC143292165 gene encoding uncharacterized protein LOC143292165 — its product is MSTYRLKIKDQAYVAGGGGGGGGGGGGYSGESPRPGSQLQQHPGSSFPRPMLTTVEKFRQMRPRRQPPVIFPLQGKQLIESQASTPVSTANPTRSSTEESGSRADSTALTRGGNNYNSNNSNNGSGNGSTVEDTVKANLQRLIQPTSSIPNIGRKALRQESLELKSQSLQNMRNRVFKSTRPHLVSPFMLSQDEDGYGAAEGGRGGGGGAGGGWDSEGEVQLSPHAYKLGPMTDGDRINMEKLNQYYYIYCMPDTPGGGGGGEGRRSLSLSLPPSSSSTTPGQRRGGGGGGAGSKGVVNGGGGQRTSRRTSSERSHASRPFSDRSSLSLVGSSDLEVGVGMGVGVEPSVSPSRYRPHHPHHYNHHYPSDTGPTPTATDRTTLPVIHDNGEGGPYSSSSSFLRHPHGAPPTYRGDASSEGGLASTTERRKRHIVIDMPHIIFNAATPDLAAEAAAVVKGEHSVVPPSQAPPPPPLSERPGVLSKTLKQNEIRHRELQNLLEDVKELNKRTETLSSQAQRAELDSPPLLC